The Ammospiza nelsoni isolate bAmmNel1 chromosome 10, bAmmNel1.pri, whole genome shotgun sequence genome includes a region encoding these proteins:
- the GPR17 gene encoding uracil nucleotide/cysteinyl leukotriene receptor: MNGPAASSQLFNCSNQSNFSLETSEQCGKETHLENMIFAIFYFLDFILAFAGNALALWLFIRDQKSGTPANIFLMHLAVADLFFVLVLPTRLVYHFSGNHWPFGEIPCRLTGFLFYLNMYASIYFLMCISVDRFLAIVHPVKSIKLRRPRYAHVTCVFLWVVVGVAMAPLLLSVQTVQMKNTTVCLQLYREKASRHALVSLAVAFTFPFVTTVTCYLLIIQSLKSGNRVEKHLKEKAVKMIIMVLMIFLICFVPYHVNRFIYILHYNGSRASCETQRLLALSNRVTSCLTSLNGAFDPIMYFFVAEKFREALCNLFCIKKTIMLPQTYEGKTNESSLSAKSEL; the protein is encoded by the coding sequence ATGAATGGGCCTGCAGCTTCAAGCCAGCTCTTCAACTGCTCAAATCAATCAAATTTCAGTTTGGAAACATCAGAGCAATGTGGCAAAGAGACACACCTTGAGAACAtgatttttgccattttctaCTTTCTGGACTTCATCCTGGCTTTTGCTGGCAATGCCCTGGCTCTCTGGCTTTTCATCCGGGACCAGAAGTCAGGCACACCTGCCAACATTTTCCTGATGCACCTTGCTGTGGCTGACCTGTTCTTTGTGCTGGTACTCCCCACCCGGCTGGTGTACCATTTTTCTGGTAACCATTGGCCATTTGGTGAGATCCCATGCAGACTCACAGGTTTCCTTTTCTACCTCAACATGTATGCCAGTATTTACTTCCTGATGTGCATCAGTGTTGACCGTTTCCTGGCCATCGTGCACCCAGTGAAGTCCATCAAGCTCCGCAGGCCCCGCTATGCCCACGTGACGTGTGTATTCCTGTGGGTCGTTGTTGGGGTGGCAATGGCACCTCTGCTGCTCAGTGTGCAGACTGTCCAGATGAAAAACACaactgtgtgcctgcagctctaCAGAGAAAAGGCCTCACGCCACGCCCTCGTGTCCTTAGCAGTGGCATTCACCTTCCCCTTTGTGACTACTGTGACCTGCTACCTACTCATCATCCAGAGCCTGAAGAGTGGGAACCGAGTTGAGAAACACctaaaggaaaaagctgtcaaaaTGATCATCATGGTCCTGATGATCTTCCTAATTTGCTTTGTACCTTACCACGTCAATCGCTTCATTTATATTCTCCACTACAATGGGAGCAGAGCTTCCTGTGAAACACAGCGTCTGCTGGCCCTCAGCAACCGTGTCACCTCCTGCCTCACCAGCCTCAACGGGGCCTTCGACCCCATCATGTATTTTTTTGTGGCTGAGAAATTCCGTGAGGCTTTGTGCAATCTGTTCTGCATTAAAAAGACCATAATGTTGCCTCAAACATATGAGGGTAAGACAAATGAAAGCTCACTAAGTGCTAAATCTGAACTGTGA